A genome region from Lucilia cuprina isolate Lc7/37 chromosome 3, ASM2204524v1, whole genome shotgun sequence includes the following:
- the LOC111690953 gene encoding LOW QUALITY PROTEIN: translocator protein (The sequence of the model RefSeq protein was modified relative to this genomic sequence to represent the inferred CDS: substituted 1 base at 1 genomic stop codon), with the protein MSDILKIAGAVVLPNLGGIAGGFITKKNIKPWYETLKHPSFRPPNWLFAPMWTTLXAWSPIFFGQHNLKGGLIDIIALTATASTCGVLFYNINKVAGCIFIPYIAWLGFASLLNYSVYKLNTNNGDSKAIESSKQS; encoded by the exons ATGagtgatatattaaaaattgctgGAGCTGTAGTGCTCCCCAATTTGGGAGGCATTGCTGGTGGATTTATaactaagaaaaatattaaacccTGGTACGAAACCTTAAAACATCCATCATTCCGTCCACCGAATTGGTTGTTTGCTCCAATGTGGACTACTTTGTAGGCCTGGAGTCCTATATTCTTCGGACAACACAATCTCAAAGGG GGTTTAATCGACATAATTGCTTTGACAGCAACTGCTTCGACTTGTGGTGTTCTATTCTATAACATCAACAAAGTTGCCGGTTGTATATTTATACCATACATTGCTTGGTTAGGTTTTGCCTCCCTTCTTAACTACTCAGTCTACAAACTGAACACCAACAATGGGGACTCGAAAGCTATTGAATCATCTAAGCAATCGTAG
- the LOC111690934 gene encoding proteoglycan 4, protein MNAEKLRRLQAQVRIGGKGTPRRKKKVMHQSAATDDKKLQSSLKKLSVSTIPGIEEVNIIKDDLTVIHFNNPKAQASLSANTFAVTGHGETKKIVEMLPEILPQLGQDTVMQLRMFANTMSGNQKQGHAASSTLDNVAEEDDVPLLVNDFEEVAKMDETKSAKPKADAKISEEAKNNENGILKEESNEKKIDSPKDTAEKLDKKSKKQQNKQQLQQQQSANGAAKIKSDAGKNENKQQKQAKQEKTNKQEKTQPIAEKNDVSKNEQIPADVKHEAKKETEIVKQELPVQKHEVKVQEKANEKSLPKAEPKDVKTEDITKTSKPNKDIAKTEGKATPKTTDKTAKPTDKPAEKKKEDNAKERKPQEAQKKEDAAKAKEAKAEQTKEQAKDVKESKEAGEKKNDTNQTKQQPKPKEQKMESKSNEKKNEVSAKSPTEQKPIADARPKKSEKPPSQEDNTEKNDLNKVSDLKIEKKEETVPIVMEKNIEPTARTVVEPAVQKQDESKQTPVPRPTPAKETIEKTIEKPLQVAKIQEESKMPAEAVKETEEKFKQENPAQKPVQIITPTEKTPEQTELKTSEADKAKEKVAAAANQPTKQPSPKPASGKKTPTPTTQSTTSNKKDESKGKATTQPGNQTKPMKPTTPKPTLQTKPVTPAKTPDKVVTPTKPGTPTKAVSPQPKLAIKKTSSPTSTPPTTPIEGNLTITEVTTDAKTANEPQKKPATAPKPAQVKSNQQKPAAVVAKLKQQSPSKTGPAQQEQKKQASPSKSEAIKQPSSPTSLNTPQQHVSKQPSPSKQLTAGKQPPPTKQPSPVKQVATPATQEQKASTPSTEAKAFTSQPEAEKSKSGTSQPNKDQLKVAIQQPSTEPKKASSPQPNIRQDAQAKSSTPQPTTPTENVVTTQPTNEDQKDNSNQQKLNSQATQSAAQQQKSTTPQPTIPDQLKVASQQPTAQQQQPQPKATTPQPKVTTPQPQKVATPQPTVQQQQQPKASTPQPTGQHSKASTPQPATSTQQADTLQPSGQQQKACSPQQPGQPKASTPQPAVKQQKSGTPQPADQQPKASTPQPATPAQKASTPQPTTQQVKASTPQQSGQPQKASTPQPKASTPQPMSEQAKVGTPQPPKASTPQPTIQPTSQPAMQQQTSNQPIALDQKATTPQPPLQVTTTDQPQQTNTQQGNIPENKP, encoded by the coding sequence ATGAATGCCGAAAAATTAAGGCGTTTACAGGCCCAGGTCCGTATAGGGGGCAAAGGTACGCCCCGTCGCAAGAAGAAGGTAATGCATCAATCTGCTGCCACAGatgataaaaaattacaaagttcTCTAAAGAAATTGTCCGTTAGCACAATACCCGGCATTGAGGAGGTTAATATCATCAAAGATGATCtaactgttatacattttaacaaTCCCAAAGCTCAAGCTTCTTTATCGGCCAACACTTTCGCCGTTACTGGTCATGGAGAGACCAAGAAAATAGTGGAAATGTTGCCTGAAATCTTGCCACAATTGGGCCAGGATACTGTCATGCAGTTGCGTATGTTTGCCAATACAATGTCTGGAAATCAAAAGCAGGGACATGCAGCCTCAAGTACTCTTGATAATGTGGCCGAAGAAGATGATGTTCCCTTGTTGGTTAACGATTTCGAAGAGGTTGCTAAAATGGATGAGACCAAAAGTGCAAAACCCAAAGCTGATGCTAAAATATCTGAAGAGgctaaaaataatgaaaatggcATTTTGAAAGAAGAAagcaatgaaaagaaaatagatAGTCCGAAAGATACTGCCGAAAAGTTGGAtaagaaatcaaaaaaacaacagaataaGCAACAACTGCAGCAGCAACAGTCAGCCAATGGGGCAGCTAAAATTAAATCCGATGCAGGTAAAAACGAAAATAAGCAGCAAAAGCAAGCGAAACAAGAAAAgacaaataaacaagaaaaaactcaaCCCATAGCTGAGAAAAACGATGTAAGTAAAAACGAACAAATACCGGCAGACGTTAAACACGAAGCAAAAAAGGAAACGGAAATAGTAAAGCAAGAACTTCCCGTACAAAAGCACGAGGTTAAAGTTCAAGAAAAAGCTAATGAAAAGTCCCTACCCAAAGCTGAGCCTAAAGATGTAAAAACAGAGGATATAACAAAAACTTCAAAGCCCAATAAAGACATAGCCAAAACAGAGGGAAAAGCTACACCAAAGACCACTGATAAAACAGCGAAGCCAACTGATAAACCTGCTGAAAAGAAGAAGGAAGATAATGCCAAAGAACGCAAGCCTCAAGAAGCTCAAAAGAAAGAGGATGCTGCTAAAGCCAAAGAAGCGAAGGCTGAACAAACTAAGGAACAAGCTAAAGATGTAAAAGAATCAAAGGAGGCTGGAGAGAAAAAGAATGATACTaaccaaacaaaacaacagcCAAAACCGAAAGAACAAAAGATGGAAAGCAAATCTAATGAGAAGAAAAATGAAGTTAGTGCAAAGTCACCAACAGAGCAGAAACCTATAGCTGATGCTAGACCGAAAAAATCGGAGAAACCACCCAGTCAAGAAGACAACACAGAAAAGaatgatttaaataaagtttctgacctgaaaattgaaaagaaagaagaaacaGTACCTATTGTAATGGAAAAGAATATAGAACCAACAGCTCGCACTGTTGTCGAACCAGCAGTTCAAAAGCAAGACGAATCTAAACAAACTCCAGTTCCAAGGCCAACACCTGCTAaagaaacaatagaaaaaacaatCGAAAAACCTCTTCAGGTAGCTAAGATCCAAGAGGAATCCAAGATGCCAGCAGAGGCTGTAAAAGAAACTgaagaaaaattcaaacaaGAAAATCCTGCCCAAAAACCAGTGCAAATTATAACACCCACAGAAAAGACTCCGGAACAAACGGAACTAAAAACTTCCGAAGCTGATAAAGCTAAAGAGAAAGTTGCTGCTGCAGCTAACCAACCAACGAAGCAACCATCACCAAAACCAGCTAGTGGTAAAAAGACTCCAACGCCTACTACTCAAAGTACGACCAGCAATAAAAAAGATGAATCTAAAGGAAAAGCTACCACTCAACCGGGTAATCAAACGAAGCCGATGAAACCAACAACACCGAAACCAACTCTACAAACTAAACCAGTGACACCAGCAAAGACTCCAGATAAAGTCGTTACCCCAACAAAACCTGGAACACCCACCAAAGCTGTAAGTCCTCAACCTAAACTCGCAATTAAGAAAACTTCTTCACCAACATCTACGCCACCAACAACACCTATTGAAGGAAATTTAACAATAACCGAGGTAACAACTGACGCTAAGACTGCCAACGAACCTCAAAAGAAACCAGCTACTGCACCAAAACCGGCACAAGTTAAAAGCAATCAGCAAAAACCTGCAGCTGTAGtagcaaaactaaaacaacaatctCCAAGTAAAACTGGACCAGCTCAGCAAGAGCAGAAGAAACAGGCAAGTCCATCGAAATCTGAAGCCATTAAACAACCTTCATCTCCCACCTCTTTAAATACACCTCAGCAACATGTTTCTAAGCAACCATCACCATCTAAGCAATTAACAGCAGGAAAGCAGCCACCTCCGACTAAGCAACCTTCTCCAGTAAAGCAAGTTGCTACACCAGCTACTCAAGAACAGAAAGCTAGTACACCTTCGACTGAAGCGAAAGCATTTACATCTCAACCCGAAGCTGAAAAATCAAAATCGGGCACATCACAACCAAATAAGGACCAACTAAAAGTCGCTATTCAACAGCCGTCAACTGAACCAAAGAAAGCCAGTAGTCCTCAACCAAATATTCGGCAGGATGCTCAAGCTAAATCTAGTACTCCACAGCCGACTACTCCAACTGAGAATGTCGTTACTACGCAGCCAACAAATGAAGACCAGAAAGACAACTCTAATCAGCAAAAGCTCAATTCACAGGCTACACAATCTGCTgctcaacaacaaaaatctacgACTCCTCAACCTACTATTCCAGATCAACTAAAAGTGGCTTCACAACAACCAACTGCTCAACAGCAGCAACCACAACCCAAGGCAACCACTCCACAACCCAAAGTCACTACTCCTCAACCGCAGAAAGTTGCCACACCACAACCAActgttcaacaacaacaacaaccaaaagcTAGTACTCCACAACCAACTGGTCAACACTCGAAAGCAAGTACTCCACAACCAGCTACATCAACACAGCAAGCAGATACTCTGCAACCTTCTGGTCAACAACAGAAAGCGTGTAGCCCACAACAACCCGGACAACCAAAAGCCAGCACGCCTCAACCAGCAGTAAAACAACAGAAATCGGGAACTCCTCAGCCAGCTGATCAACAACCAAAAGCTAGTACTCCTCAACCAGCTACCCCTGCACAAAAGGCCAGTACTCCACAACCAACTACTCAACAAGTGAAAGCGAGTACGCCCCAGCAATCTGGTCAACCACAAAAGGCCAGTACTCCACAACCTAAAGCCAGCACTCCACAACCAATGAGTGAGCAGGCAAAAGTCGGTACTCCCCAACCACCGAAAGCCAGTACTCCACAACCAACAATTCAACCAACTTCTCAACCAGCGATGCAACAACAGACATCAAATCAACCTATTGCTCTAGATCAGAAAGCAACTACTCCCCAGCCTCCATTGCAAGTGACGACAACAGATCAACCGCAACAAACAAATACTCAACAAGGAAATATACCAGAAAATAAACCTTAA